From a single Scylla paramamosain isolate STU-SP2022 chromosome 28, ASM3559412v1, whole genome shotgun sequence genomic region:
- the LOC135114687 gene encoding uncharacterized protein LOC135114687 isoform X4 produces the protein MVSNLYTRSLQTRCQSRGYSCGHSPHFSLHRAPPSSTRVRKIPQDLFIDIVEAKNFLACALTGLFANTEDSTTCLPSPLVLKVCHFKDHLSLPSSSGI, from the exons atggtatctaATCTATACACCAGATCCCTCCAAACACGCTGCCAGTCGCGAGGCTATTCGTGCGGCCACTCTCCACA CTTCTCCCTGCACCGAGCACCGCCAAGCAGCACcagagtacgtaag ATTCCTCAAGACCTCTTCATCGACATCGTAGAGGCCAAGAACTTCCTTGCCTGTGCACTGACCGGTCTCTTCGCCAACACTGAGGACAGCACCACCTGCCTGCCATCTCCCTTGGTCCTCAAGGTTTGTCACTTCAAGGACCATCTCTCTCTGCCAAGTTCAAGTGGGATCTGA
- the LOC135114687 gene encoding uncharacterized protein LOC135114687 isoform X1, whose amino-acid sequence MDGWLAVCSVLVSTGQSVLPTRPIDQCFRFPSSFSLHRAPPSSTRVRKIPQDLFIDIVEAKNFLACALTGLFANTEDSTTCLPSPLVLKVCHFKDHLSLPSSSGI is encoded by the exons atggatggctggctggctgtctgcagtgttttggtcagcactggtcagtCAGTCTTGCCCACACGCCCCATTGACCAGTGTTTCCGTTTTCCCAGCAGCTTCTCCCTGCACCGAGCACCGCCAAGCAGCACcagagtacgtaag ATTCCTCAAGACCTCTTCATCGACATCGTAGAGGCCAAGAACTTCCTTGCCTGTGCACTGACCGGTCTCTTCGCCAACACTGAGGACAGCACCACCTGCCTGCCATCTCCCTTGGTCCTCAAGGTTTGTCACTTCAAGGACCATCTCTCTCTGCCAAGTTCAAGTGGGATCTGA
- the LOC135114687 gene encoding uncharacterized protein LOC135114687 isoform X3, translating into MVSNLYTRSLQTRCQSRGYSCGHSPHSFSLHRAPPSSTRVRKIPQDLFIDIVEAKNFLACALTGLFANTEDSTTCLPSPLVLKVCHFKDHLSLPSSSGI; encoded by the exons atggtatctaATCTATACACCAGATCCCTCCAAACACGCTGCCAGTCGCGAGGCTATTCGTGCGGCCACTCTCCACA CAGCTTCTCCCTGCACCGAGCACCGCCAAGCAGCACcagagtacgtaag ATTCCTCAAGACCTCTTCATCGACATCGTAGAGGCCAAGAACTTCCTTGCCTGTGCACTGACCGGTCTCTTCGCCAACACTGAGGACAGCACCACCTGCCTGCCATCTCCCTTGGTCCTCAAGGTTTGTCACTTCAAGGACCATCTCTCTCTGCCAAGTTCAAGTGGGATCTGA
- the LOC135114687 gene encoding uncharacterized protein LOC135114687 isoform X5, with amino-acid sequence MVSNLYTRSLQTRCQSRGYSCGHSPHSFSLHRAPPSSTRIPQDLFIDIVEAKNFLACALTGLFANTEDSTTCLPSPLVLKVCHFKDHLSLPSSSGI; translated from the exons atggtatctaATCTATACACCAGATCCCTCCAAACACGCTGCCAGTCGCGAGGCTATTCGTGCGGCCACTCTCCACA CAGCTTCTCCCTGCACCGAGCACCGCCAAGCAGCACcaga ATTCCTCAAGACCTCTTCATCGACATCGTAGAGGCCAAGAACTTCCTTGCCTGTGCACTGACCGGTCTCTTCGCCAACACTGAGGACAGCACCACCTGCCTGCCATCTCCCTTGGTCCTCAAGGTTTGTCACTTCAAGGACCATCTCTCTCTGCCAAGTTCAAGTGGGATCTGA
- the LOC135114687 gene encoding uncharacterized protein LOC135114687 isoform X6: MVSNLYTRSLQTRCQSRGYSCGHSPHFSLHRAPPSSTRIPQDLFIDIVEAKNFLACALTGLFANTEDSTTCLPSPLVLKVCHFKDHLSLPSSSGI; the protein is encoded by the exons atggtatctaATCTATACACCAGATCCCTCCAAACACGCTGCCAGTCGCGAGGCTATTCGTGCGGCCACTCTCCACA CTTCTCCCTGCACCGAGCACCGCCAAGCAGCACcaga ATTCCTCAAGACCTCTTCATCGACATCGTAGAGGCCAAGAACTTCCTTGCCTGTGCACTGACCGGTCTCTTCGCCAACACTGAGGACAGCACCACCTGCCTGCCATCTCCCTTGGTCCTCAAGGTTTGTCACTTCAAGGACCATCTCTCTCTGCCAAGTTCAAGTGGGATCTGA
- the LOC135114687 gene encoding uncharacterized protein LOC135114687 isoform X2, protein MDGWLAVCSVLVSTGQSVLPTRPIDQCFRFPSSFSLHRAPPSSTRIPQDLFIDIVEAKNFLACALTGLFANTEDSTTCLPSPLVLKVCHFKDHLSLPSSSGI, encoded by the exons atggatggctggctggctgtctgcagtgttttggtcagcactggtcagtCAGTCTTGCCCACACGCCCCATTGACCAGTGTTTCCGTTTTCCCAGCAGCTTCTCCCTGCACCGAGCACCGCCAAGCAGCACcaga ATTCCTCAAGACCTCTTCATCGACATCGTAGAGGCCAAGAACTTCCTTGCCTGTGCACTGACCGGTCTCTTCGCCAACACTGAGGACAGCACCACCTGCCTGCCATCTCCCTTGGTCCTCAAGGTTTGTCACTTCAAGGACCATCTCTCTCTGCCAAGTTCAAGTGGGATCTGA